One genomic window of Blastopirellula retiformator includes the following:
- a CDS encoding Gfo/Idh/MocA family protein: protein MSTKQFNVVIVGLGFGSEFIPIYKCHPQVNMYGVCRRNETEMHKIADAFEIEKRYTSYDEVLADPNVDFVHINSPIPDHGWMTLKALDAGKHVMCTVPMATTIDECRQIVEKVAETGLKYMMAETVVYSREFLYIKDLYDQGELGDIQYMAASHPQDMEGWPEYWERMIPMHYATHVVSPVLGLMNSRAEYVSCLGSGVISPELAEKSGNQYAVESCHIKLKDSPVAAHIWRFLFDTARQYRESFDVYGTKKSFEWALIEGEEHVLHTAKNPEHEIAQRITAPDFASRLPEAIQKFTTAIQDAEHLSFIQGAGHGGSHPHLAHQFATALADDRDPWPNAVISANWTCVGLCAHESTNKGGEIVRLPDFTLA, encoded by the coding sequence ATGAGTACGAAACAGTTCAACGTGGTCATTGTGGGGCTCGGTTTCGGCTCCGAGTTCATTCCGATCTACAAGTGCCACCCGCAGGTCAACATGTACGGGGTCTGCCGGCGGAACGAAACCGAAATGCACAAGATTGCCGACGCCTTCGAGATCGAAAAGCGATACACGAGCTACGACGAAGTGCTGGCCGACCCCAACGTCGACTTCGTCCATATCAATTCTCCGATTCCGGATCACGGCTGGATGACGCTGAAGGCGCTCGACGCCGGCAAGCATGTCATGTGCACCGTCCCGATGGCGACCACCATCGACGAGTGCCGCCAGATCGTCGAGAAAGTTGCCGAAACCGGCCTGAAGTACATGATGGCCGAGACGGTCGTCTACAGCCGCGAGTTCCTCTACATCAAAGACTTGTACGATCAGGGCGAACTGGGCGATATTCAATACATGGCCGCGTCGCATCCGCAAGATATGGAAGGTTGGCCGGAATACTGGGAACGGATGATCCCGATGCACTACGCGACGCACGTCGTTAGCCCGGTGCTGGGTCTGATGAACAGCCGCGCCGAGTATGTCAGCTGCTTAGGCTCTGGCGTGATCTCTCCGGAACTGGCCGAAAAGTCGGGCAACCAGTACGCCGTCGAGTCTTGTCACATTAAGCTGAAAGATAGCCCGGTCGCCGCCCACATCTGGCGGTTCCTGTTTGACACGGCTCGTCAGTATCGAGAAAGCTTCGACGTGTACGGCACCAAGAAGAGCTTTGAGTGGGCCTTGATCGAAGGGGAAGAGCATGTGCTGCACACGGCCAAAAATCCGGAGCACGAAATCGCCCAGCGAATCACGGCGCCTGACTTCGCCAGCCGGTTGCCGGAAGCGATCCAGAAGTTCACCACCGCGATCCAAGACGCCGAGCACCTGTCGTTCATCCAAGGCGCCGGACATGGCGGTTCGCACCCGCACTTGGCGCACCAGTTCGCCACTGCCCTGGCCGACGATCGCGACCCGTGGCCCAACGCCGTGATCAGCGCCAACTGGACCTGCGTCGGCTTGTGTGCCCATGAGTCAACCAACAAGGGAGGCGAGATCGTTCGTCTGCCCGACTTCACGCTCGCCTAA
- a CDS encoding AraC family transcriptional regulator yields MKRRKTVALLVETSNAYARGLLEGIIAYVHEHQPWSIYLPEQERGASPPAWLKNWKGDGAIVRIETPQIAAVVKKLKMPVVDVSAAQLVPGVPWVETDDAEIARSAAEHLLDRGFREFAFCGEPDFNWSKWREENFVQRLKEAKRRYHIFESTSRDSDSYSWTREKRRMAQWLHKLPKPVGLMACYDIKAQQILDICRELEIAVPEQVAVIGVDNDRLLCDLCSPPLSSVIPDTRTTGYEAARLLDRQMNGENVNDEGMFVPPLGIATRQSSDVMATEDPIIARAMQFIREHACDGVNVQDVLTVVPLSRRVLEYRFKEAAGKTPHEALVQIRLDRVRQLLRDTQLSMADIADRTGFEHVEYMSSAFRKKTGMSPSEYRRQVQPK; encoded by the coding sequence ATGAAACGCCGCAAGACGGTTGCGTTGCTCGTCGAAACGTCGAATGCGTACGCGCGTGGGCTTTTGGAGGGGATTATCGCGTATGTGCATGAGCACCAGCCCTGGTCGATATATCTGCCCGAGCAAGAGCGCGGCGCTTCGCCGCCGGCCTGGCTGAAAAATTGGAAAGGGGATGGCGCGATCGTGCGGATCGAAACGCCGCAGATCGCGGCCGTTGTGAAAAAGCTCAAGATGCCGGTCGTCGATGTCAGCGCCGCGCAGTTGGTGCCTGGTGTGCCGTGGGTCGAGACCGACGACGCCGAGATCGCTCGGTCGGCTGCCGAGCATCTGCTGGACCGCGGCTTTCGCGAGTTCGCCTTCTGCGGCGAGCCTGATTTCAATTGGTCGAAGTGGCGCGAAGAGAACTTCGTGCAGCGTCTGAAAGAAGCGAAGCGTCGCTACCACATCTTCGAGTCGACGTCGCGCGATAGCGATTCGTATTCGTGGACTCGCGAAAAACGTCGTATGGCTCAGTGGCTGCATAAGTTGCCGAAGCCGGTCGGACTGATGGCTTGTTACGACATCAAGGCCCAGCAGATACTCGACATCTGTCGCGAGTTGGAAATCGCCGTGCCGGAACAAGTCGCGGTGATCGGCGTCGATAACGATCGCTTGCTCTGCGATCTTTGTTCGCCGCCGCTCTCGAGCGTGATCCCTGACACGCGCACCACCGGCTACGAAGCGGCGCGGTTGCTCGATCGCCAGATGAACGGCGAAAACGTCAACGACGAAGGGATGTTCGTGCCGCCGCTCGGCATTGCGACGCGTCAGTCTTCTGACGTGATGGCGACCGAAGATCCGATCATCGCCCGGGCGATGCAGTTCATTCGCGAGCATGCCTGCGACGGGGTAAACGTGCAGGACGTTCTGACCGTAGTGCCGCTGTCGCGACGCGTGCTCGAGTACCGCTTCAAAGAAGCGGCCGGCAAAACGCCGCACGAAGCGCTGGTGCAGATCCGGCTCGATCGCGTACGGCAGCTGCTCCGCGATACGCAGCTTTCGATGGCCGACATCGCCGATCGTACCGGCTTTGAACATGTCGAGTACATGAGCTCGGCGTTTCGCAAAAAGACCGGGATGTCGCCGTCGGAGTATCGCCGCCAGGTGCAGCCGAAGTAG